Within the Miscanthus floridulus cultivar M001 chromosome 17, ASM1932011v1, whole genome shotgun sequence genome, the region aaagtaacctccccccgaagaagaagacaaagcacgtggttgcctctgggaaacaacacattattggagttgatggcgtggacgatgttgaagcttacaataactacgatgagatgctgctattcacagactttcctaagaagatcagtgttgtcgaaaagaacctccccaaagacataatgccatgggaacgaaaaggtgtcaagaggaaagtcgttacagtgggctagctagttgttgaacatggagtgtttatgtaagtgtgtgtttgtaagacttcatttatgcatgcgtgtgagactatatatttatgtacgtgtgtaagactacatatttttgtatgtgtgtgagactacattttatgcatgtgtgtgagactaccctttgcaacatccagatgactctatttgaacatccactctattttcATTTAttacaatatttttattttatttcatttaatgtcataaaattatagtcaaagttttaaaattcaaatttttaatttttgttttctatattgttttgactacaattatttatatatatatttattcatatatagaataatacaaaatattatatttgtgcatatacataaattttttatattactttgtgtttttatgatataaaaaatatagaatttataatttaaaaaatagaaactatttgtaggggcggttggatcaggaaccgcccctacaaatgtatttctagggacggctggatcaggaaccgcccctagaaataggaGGGAGTATTTATAGAACGGCGCACGGGAGTGATgtcgtctgggcgctgtcttcttccactGACGATGCTGTTAGCCTGCCCgcacgcctagggtttccgccgccgcccccgccgccggtcccacgcccgcgcccgcccacacctggcccccggcgcccgcccctgcgcgcctagggtttccgtcGCCGGCCACGCCGCCGGTCCCGCGTCCACACCCGGCCCCAGGCGCCCGGCCCCTGGCGTCCcacacccggcccccggcgcccgcccctacgcgcctagggtttccaccgccggccacgccgccggtcccgcgcccACAACCTGCTCCAGGCGCTCGGCCCCCAGCGTCCCGCACCCAGCCCCCAGCACCCGCCCttgcgcgcctagggtttccgccgctggCCATGCCGCCGGTCCAGCACCTGGCCCCCGGCGGCCCGCCCCCCCCCCCACGCCGACGACGCACACTCCCAGCGCCCCGCACCCTGCCCCCACGCACCGACGACACATGTATGttcctcctctccctttctctgtTGTCCATCCCCATCTTCAACAGAGGCTGAAGAATCCTTGCAATTCTATTTGCTCTTCTTAATTATATTGCTTATGCAATTCTATGCCTTCGCCTTCAGACTTGTCGTAAGATTAGTATGCTTGTGTTTGCTTCAATTAGTATGAGATTTGTCGTAAGTCCAGAACTGAAGGGAATGAAATTAAACATGATATAAGCAGTTTCAAAATTTAGTATGCTTGTGTTTGTAGGATTAGAAATTAAGAGTGGCAGTTTCAAAAATTAGTATGCTTGTGTTTGCAGGATtagaaattaagagtttgcagGATTGTGTTGGGTGAGCACGAGCGGCTCGTGACGTCTTCGCTTGCGTCATGATAATAGGGATATTCTTTGTACTGATATTTAGTAGTAACATTTGCTAACAAAATATTCGACTACATCTAAACAAATGTTTTCATTATTGGTATAAACTTTAAACCAATACTTTATAATAACATAATAAAATTTCTCTCTTAGTAATTAGAGAAATGGTTAGTAATAAAGCTAACTAGTGGCTAGAAGATACCGCTGTCTATAATAACCAATCTAATAGCTCATTCATATAATACTTTTCAATTGAAATATCTGACCACATCATTCTATCATAGAGATTCCTTTATATTTTGGAGCCTATGATGAATTACCTCCAGTCCGATTTCTAAGGGAACTCCCAACCATGAAAGATGAAACTAGTTATATGTTCAATAATCAGGATCTAAACTAAGGAAAAGATGATGTGTCACTGCAATTAAAGAAGATAGATGAGGAAATAGTTTCTTAGATAAAAACCAAGATATGAGGAGATGAGATAGATAGATGATATAGAGAAGACATGTGATTAGCTAAAAAAATTATTCTGTAAAAACTATTATAAATTAATAGACAGAGAAATTATATGTGGTTTTTAGCATATATGTGGTTCAATAGGCAGAGTATATATTTTTTCTTGAAACTGTTGCACGCCTTAGAAAATACTAGTATACCGGAAGGGAGTAGCTAGTTTGTAAGTTTACCGTCTGTTTTGTTTTTCCTCTTTTCTAATTATTCTTCATCTCACTAAACATCTGAGATGGCATCTTTTATATAGCTTTTTTAGATTAACCTATCGTACTTGCTTTTATACATCTGTGTCTGTTTGTCTGAACACTTTACATAGGTGCCCTAAGGGCGTCCCTAGTGATGTTGACGACGTAGGCAGCTAATGTGGAACAGAGAGAAAAATAGAATGCTTATTATTTATATATTCTGTCTCATGCTTGATTATTCTTGCTGAACAGAGAGAAAAATAGAATGATTATTATTTATACTTAACATGATATAAGTTTTTTTAGAGTGGCAGTTTCAAAAATTTAGGTATCGGGATATCAATTTGTCAACGGATTAGAAATTAAGAATGCAGTTTGCAGGATTTTTTTTACATGGTGCTGGTGATGAACATGAAATTTCTAGCAGCAAGTACACATGTTATTTCTTATTTGCGTTTTGTTCTATGCTTTGTGTTTGGTTTTGATTGGGCTCCATGGCACTTACATTGCATACTTTCAACTAtcttgatgcttactacttttagcacatgccactctataactatcttgatgcttactacttttagcacatgccagtggttgtcactgtcttgatgcttactagcagtggttgtcactgtcttgatgcttactagcagTGGTCGTCAATATCAAATCCTTAGTACTACTGCTACTAAGACTTAACTACTACTTAAGCTGTCCTTCCTACTAGTctgtactcttactcttactcttactactacttcactactcttactcgtactactctctatactactactactactgctctactcctactcctatactaactgctgctgctactctatactactactactctctatactactactactgctctactcctactcctatactaattgctgctgctactctatactactactactctctatactactactactgctctactcctactcctatactaactgctgctgctactctatactacttaactgctgctgctactctatactactacttcactactcttactcgtactactctctatactactactactactactctactcctactcctatactaactgttgctgctactctatactactactactctctatactactactactgctctactcctactcctatactaactgctgctgctactctatactaccactactctctatactactactactgctctactcctactcctatactaactgctgctgcttttttactactactactactgctctactctactacttttacgactactctactctactctactctactatatctactactctctacttttctatactattactactacataactactgccactgctctatactactactactctgtactacttaactgctgctgctactctatactactacttaactaatacttaagttgtcctcgctactactttatactcttactcttactactacttcactactcttacatactactactccactgctcttactactcctactactcctcctcttactactcctactactcgtcttactacttgctactcctaagtggctgctgttgcttttttactactactactactgctctactctactacttttactactactcctctactctactctactatctctactactctctacttttctatactattactactacataactactgccactgctctatactactactactctgtactacttaattgttgctgctactctatactactacttaactaatacttaagttgtcctcgctactactttatactcttactcttactcttactactacttcactactcttactactactccactgctcttactactcctactactcctcttactactcctactactcctcctcttactactcctactactcgtcttactacttgctactcctaagtggctgctgttgctttttttgccaaatctcccaagactcgcccaggacttgttgtcctgtcttttgccatcagctgttgcactatgtttgctaagcagctgttggttttttttgccaaatctcccctctcctctcctctcctctcctcttctttgttttgccgatgatgaaattgtccaagtccatacattatatggaatatgagctgatgatcaagaacttgtgaggaacttggcatcattagcagccacccctacattaccttctcctctcttctctgttatgatgctttgatgctccaagttcaagatcagatgatgattgacatgtttctgaggcctctactactgctactactagtttttttttgatatattgttgttttataggactactttggtttatagccctttttatttcttataccttctcacgtacctaaagcacactttcttgcatcttttagaacaaagcgtgaaataatgtcacggacaatagacagtgcagctcgatgcctcgagcatgatgagcagccaacccttgaggagcaagcactagaggaccagcttactcaggaacagttcgataacgaggtagaaaaggatctagaagtgatgcttactcaagaggagtgtgacgaggaggaaggccccaaaggagaggctgctgaaggcgaagaagaagaggatgttgagttagaagagggatatgaaagtcccgaggatcctttcccgcCTGAAgtaaggaggccaacggaggaagatttggacaaggattttgacccgaacgaggaggtagggaagaagccttagcttgtaaattttgctaaagctttggctgtgttacctctgctaacactttgacctgtcctatatataggtccctcctaaaactcagaaaagatgacatcgacgtccacgacatctcgctggacaagacggagtagaggaaaggagagcagaggcaacagccacagagatggatcacgatgcctctgctccacaaactcaagacacaaccatgactaccaagcctaagaggaaacgaggggatagaaaaggaaatctatatccagataaggcttgctatgtgataacggaggtcgggccagcaggggagatccttgagccgaaggaattaagaggatgattccgtaatgcgatcggggccctagtaagagataaattgaacccaacaatccctaactggaaagaggtaccagagaacataaagaatacaCTATGGGATAGACAGCTGAAGGttaattttagatttctagagggtaagcatgaattggtaaaaaaatgctatcaggatgatgggagagtcattccgacgttggaggtcggagctcaacacgaagtatatccaaaaggggttaactcccttcaacgagttcggcaaaataactcctagtcaatgggaggagctcgtggctcagaagacttcaccggaggcattggagctcagtgcccgtaacaccgagctggcgaagaggaacaaacaccaccatcatctaggcttcggtggctactatgccaaggaagagcagtttaggaagatggatgaagaggccacaactgctgggaatatcgatgtgatgaacttgaaggtacgctcaaggaactagatatatgcgaggagtacagaaccattcgatagtaatcttaagtttgataagccggagacccaagaggcggtatcaagaatactgaaatatgctgaagataaagagacgggctcattcaatccttccagagagagggacgagcttagccttggcttgggaaacaaggagcacacaggctgcACCAggaggctagggaaaaggatgacctagaagcaaggattcgaagaaaacaggcacatgtacaagaaacatggccgagaccgagagactagtcttgagcttcaAGTGAAGGCtttagttgcgaaggcgctgaaggagcaaggactgtctatggagccacagatattagtgacgccaccgggagaactagcattagttggtagccctccgaaagttcctagcagccaaggttccactgcagccacaaccccagtcgatcgcatacgggaaccaactagttgcaccttggtgtttctcagcggccggcagaacactgtgatggaggtggcaacgggtgtggcacatcctcccaatggcttacaccacaataataagataccgctggactacactagggtcgaggtgcatacagtgaagcccgagttcatgtagtggaggatagactacgcaactcccgaggggctgatgttactcgaagacgttatggggcagttcatcatctggcacaaacgggacattatattgactgcttcttcgccgcctccccctctcccaaatttggagcgagttgttgaggccggggagatattttcaccgtctcatgacccccatattcctgagatgccacattctttcccgcctcctatcgagcatgtgcctgatgagatgccacaaccttctccagctcgtaccgagcaagtgcatcatgagatgccacagtcttctcaacaagcacaaccgatacatgaacaatgagtgcctcctgaagaaggtgatgcacaagaagatgaggacatgcctgaatgggaactctgAAAGacgattccaatcaacataaggccagtttatgtttcgatcaaagatgtctcgtcggtgtccaagtggtattcccatgaccagttcaagcctgagaaccaagttaaaaaagtcccatcacggggttctaaggaggccgtcagtagcaaacttcaccaaattgcaaagcagtatccaaatgttgatgccatcgaatggtcaaaggattgcccgaaaacatatgaaagaggctaacccttcctaccaaactgggacatccagcgcctaccacttggaatgagaaggttccatgattggtacttgcgtgttctcccaacgagcatagatatcatacaagcatgctttcccaccagcatatttggaagcccagccgggaaaattgtctttgacttcaatgacatgcacacatgctttcacctgggagaaatggagatgaatctaattcgcacgtggtgcctgtaagtccttgtcctcctgatatgatatgaatgtaatctttgaattttgttgtaactaacccacgccgtgatttgtagaatgcaagtgcacattgtcaaacaaatgccaagtgtgaaagccgggtatgtagaccctcaagctatagcccaaacaaattttaattaccgtaaacggtggacactggatgccaaagagctagcagctgcaaagactctttgggagaaagagcgcatccgtagtgcgaagctaagggaagagtcccttaaggttgcagcatacattaccttggctttcaaaaatctccaacaccactctactatatggctaccatacaacttcgagtaagctcaactctatacttaaagctttattcgatatattttattcgatgcaaaagggcttatctagttctatgattaaatccatgcaacaaccactggatttgtatagccgtcgatgtcgggaggagcatggcatgggtctttgattcattagataaggacacggtgacatacaaagacttcatatcgattctcaagacgtatacatatcgacaatcctcattagcttatatgtttgtatacatacttataacgttcacttttggatactaacaagttgtatttgctaaaataattcgaacagagcatttaggttctatgtcactaatcatcatggaaggcatgatctagcaaggaaggaaaagctggctataaaaatactgtgcggtaagtgtaacttacttctttagtactccgttacatggctgtcaaaagcattacttaacattttcatatgcaaaacacacagtgtcccaagcagaagcctgggagtgtacattgtggatactatatatgttctataatgggtAACACcgatgcctacaggagacaccccttaagggtaagtttgaacctcttcactcgtagtataaaaacttcgtaaatggtatgcaatactaaaccgaaacttgttttcttgtagtggagagaagagaaaggaatgaaaagagacccatacaaggatgaccaactcttagagctcgtcggtgacctttgcaacttcatattggaccagattgtacacgtcagaggcgcctatcatgaccgagagtctgagttaggtacaaatcctcagtaccaacaccttcgtgagactgaaaggctagctctaggacgttgataacaatgtgtatggaatttgtatatttaatgatggattgtatatattcttgtgaattggacttgtaattgtagtttatagaatactcttatgcttgtagtcacggtcgcggggtgttcggtaacgcgaacgcggtttggaatgttggtcgcggggcgttcggcaatgcgaacgtgGTTCAGAATGTTGgttgcggggcgttcggcaacgcgaacgcggttcagaatgttggtcgcggggcattcggcaacgcgaacgcggttcggaacgttggtcgtgggacgttcggcaatgcgattttgaattgtaaatttgaatttttttggcgggggaaaacgtactataggggcggttctagattgaaccgcacctataaatacctgtttgtaggggcggctgcagccgcccctacaaatcgatttgtaggggcggcctgggaaccgcccctacaaatacatgatttgtagagacccttgcataggggcggctgggcaaactgccccgacaaagggttaccagccgcccctagaaatactttttgtagtagtgcatgccactaggagagggagaggaagaaagAGGGCCTTGCTATCCTATGTGTGGCGGCGTGGAGGCAAATGACGGGGTGGGATATTGGGATGTGAGGACAATGGAAAGGTTTCTATGGTTAGCGGCAAGGccaacatggttgtgtcttgGAGCTATAATCCATGACACCACGTGGGATGTCGGGGGTAGGGCCAGAGCAGGTGCGGAAGAAACCGTGAGCATAGGATGGGGCCAGCTGATACTTGTATGAAAAAaactcccttctctctctcctccctttcCACTCCCTCCTCTGTCTCCTGTCGCACCAGCCTCGAGACTATGCCATCACACTCGTCTACGCTACTTTGTCGACCTTGTGGCTACACCTACATTCCGGAGGCATACACACTTAGTGGCCAAGCAAATAGACAAAGAGAGGTGGATTGCAAGAGAGGGGGTTGCAAGGGGAGAGAGATGGAGAGGGAGGTTTTCTTTGCAATTTTAATCACCGTGGCCGCGTAGCCGGTTGGTGGTGGCGCGGTGGGTTTTGGACCTTTAGTCGAGTGCAACAATAGATTGATGATCCAAATAATCATTTTTTTAGTTTGAGGACTCAAGTGATAATTAGCAGTAAGATTGGACCTCACTGGTCACTTTTTCAGTTCGAGGACCCAACTGAGAATCCATAAAAAGTTTAAGGACTTAGGATGCATTTTACTATCCTTTGGTAGCTATTAATTCATCTCATTATTCCTTAAATATTGTTTGAAATACAATAATATCAATTAACATACACTAATCATATGCTAACATCATTATCTTAGTAATTATTTGCATCTAGCGAGCCTGGTTCTAGAGAACCGCACAAAATCTACGTACTTGGAGCCAGGCTCTGGCGACCTTTTTGCATGAGTAGAGCCAGGCACGTTGTATCGTGCAGGCAACCAATCATCAAGAACTGGTATCCCGTGAGCTTGACTAGACTACATGCAGCCAACTCAACTTGCTGGCGGGCTCGTTACCGGCCAGCCGCTAACCCGCCTGGCTTGCCGCAAAGTTTATTAGCGGGCTTGCGGCTTGCCACAAAGCTACGGATCTTGCGGACAAGTGTTCCGCGGACACAACAAACTTGTATGCAAAACCCGCAAGATCCGCGAGACGTACAGTACAATATCTAAAAATTATTAGTATCCCCAAGCTCAAGTCTGACCTTTTTCCAGAGGCCCTCCATCAATTGCCCTACGTTAGGCCTGTGCATTTCAGAAGTTGCAACAAATATATTCTTTTGGACTGACTTTCAAATTGCTGTAATCAGTCAGTGTATGGTAAGCAATCAATCTAGCTAAGCTGTATATTAGCAAGGAGTAAATGAGTATAAGAATTTCTTCAGTATATAATATGACTAGATGTCTAGACGTGCTTTTTATGATTATCTGTTGGTAAAAAGGGCATATCATCCAGAACAGCTTTCAAATCTGCAGATTCAGATTCTTCTATCTCATAGGCAAGAATATCTGGCTGCGGAGCATCTTCAATCGTCAATTTACAGTTTATTCCAGTAATTCCCGCCACAACGCACAGGTATCGCCTAGTTGCAAATGGAGTACTCCATCCAGGTTACATGTGGACTTGAGTAGTCAAGTCAGTGTGTATCAGATTCAGACTAGTTGTTTGCGTCAGTTGCTTGCGGACAACAGTCAGTCAGGCAGAGCAACAGTCAGATTCAGACTAGTTGTTTGCGTCAGTTGCTTACGATGGAAGGGAGAGCAGAGGAGGGTGTTGCGGGTCTTGCGGGTTGTTGCGAGGCTTCTCGCTCGTCCAATGGGCTTCGAGGGTTGAAAGTCTTTGGGCCACGAAAAAATTGCAGCTGCTCCACAACAGCCACGAAGCCCAGTTTTACGGGGCGAGCGGGCGGGTTACGTTAACAACCCGCCCTACCTGCAACTTGACAGCCAACCAATCATAATGCACAACCTGAATGAGCTTGTCCTGATTCTGGTGCCCTTATCCAGATTCTGGGGCCCAGCCTACCGGCTGGTCATCAAAACATAGATGCTAACCAATCACGCCGCCAATAGCGTCTTcctttttgggggggggggggggggggggctcaaagACAATGGGCTCTTCCCTCGACTCCTCGAACTGGATAGTGGCATTTCccttaagagcaagtataatagcaggctgtaaacCGACTAAATGCTAAGGTGGAGAAGAGATGGGAGGGGAGAGAGGAGAAACGGACTGTAAGTTTACagtcggcttgggcacaagaaccaagaaagtctgtgagagagacaagtgggacatatattaactgtaaagagctaactactatatgagtgggctgagagaaggctgtaaGGAACCTTATAGTCAggaagccggctgtattattagccttgctctaaggcCTTTGAGCTATTTCTCTTATTCCGCGCCGTCACCAACTTTATTGCCTTGGCTCATGTCCTGCCGGTAGTTTTCTTCTTTAGGCTTGGAACACATGAATTTCACAGGAATTATATATAAATTTCACAATAACCAATTtatttttaaagaaaaaacaCAGAAACAAGAAGAAATCCCGCATTCCAAAGAAGACCTTACAGGACTATGTATCTGATGGCTCCATACAGTGATATGcaaaaatatatcaaaaaagcTGAAGGAGATGGCAAAGGTGTCTTGCCTACAATAGGATTCTAATGGAGACTACTCACCTTAGTTTAATTTCAAACTTAACGTATATATATGGTATAAAGTGTGCAGTCAAAAGGATTTagtaaagtttgatttttttcacCTAAACTTGTCACTCAATTTAAAACATAGTGAATTGCGACGTGGGTCCTTCAACTTTTCCACACACCTAGGTCCATAAACCTTTTTTTGCTCATATGGGTCCATGAACTTGTATGTGTCCTAGCCGCCATCTAAAGCAGGCCACATAGGACCCTGTTGGCGCTGATATGGCGTTGATGTGGCGCCATGtgcttttttattttataaattggctgaaactttgaaaaatagtgtaaaatcatagaaaaattgtaaaaagaAAAATCTAGTTTtgttagactccacatgagtagatctgtgCAATAGATATATAATATGACAtactttagtttaaagtttttgctgtagtcATAGATCTCTTCTGTGTTTAATTCATCACTGCAGCTCCTGTACTCTAATtgtagtgaaatttttatggtacgctactGATTGTATGCTTGACAAATGATAAAAGTTTCAGTTTTTGTGGAGCATGTATGTCTGAGTTATTGATTTACTTTggtttatgcttgt harbors:
- the LOC136515669 gene encoding tapetal oleosin GRP-16-like produces the protein MASGGNPRRARAGAGGWVRDAGGRAPGAGCGRGTGGVAGGGNPRRVGAGAGGRVWDARGRAPGAGCGRGTGGVAGDGNPRRAGAGAGGQVWAGAGVGPAAGAAAETLGVRAG